The following are encoded in a window of Jeotgalibacillus aurantiacus genomic DNA:
- a CDS encoding S-layer homology domain-containing protein, whose amino-acid sequence MVKIYAGMKLLVVMCLMFSLIGINSAAAEDDISGHGLEKEMRAIIDLGIMKGYGDGVFNPQANVTRSQFATLLTRALNLEPDVTITFSDMPDDQGLAEGIQGAAAAGIVTGYDNDSFKPYDKISRVHMSVMLKRALDYLQIESKRATLRYVDNSQIARQYEEHVSVVTFYEIMGGRTIDNKTYFAPKEFSTRAQAAAVLYRLLNLITDVEDPTPVDPVEPDVGFGIASYQNGELFIEKEYSSYETALQAWQNSSGKLLTYGDSIIKMNTGIALTVPTKAGSLTNVYNESMSSAWTYVVNDTELRYLDSDDTKVKVQVGNKVGYVKHENVKLFPFSALKDRSSYSVNSSGELVHKVYQNSRDAAASYVVGPAPSELQQGQVYFSWDGSTFFNAAGSQVAEGFQYFQHLPARSETSYTADEINQYILNELVALEQRNPNSTLYKDASKRSKLIGIGSHLKKVEAEKGVNALMILALAQHESAYGLSDRAQTYNNLFGLRVYDDNPANDYFKTVAENVDELLNEFWNKNYIPPTGIHANGAAFGHKGYGFNVKYASDPYWGSKAAGHMYRIDKALGGRDLQNAVQIGITTTDGLNVRKAPDLTETSKLFTYPKTNMPVILKGEVSGASDIPWIKITSDLGIKQEAYVSGHYIRTLPIVK is encoded by the coding sequence ATGGTTAAAATATATGCCGGTATGAAGTTGCTAGTTGTCATGTGTCTCATGTTCAGTCTTATAGGAATTAATTCGGCTGCCGCCGAGGATGATATTTCAGGGCATGGCCTGGAGAAAGAAATGAGAGCCATTATTGATCTTGGAATTATGAAGGGTTATGGGGATGGAGTTTTCAATCCACAGGCAAATGTAACACGATCTCAGTTCGCTACACTTTTAACAAGGGCTTTAAATCTTGAACCGGATGTAACCATTACATTTAGTGATATGCCTGATGATCAGGGGCTTGCTGAAGGGATTCAGGGAGCAGCTGCGGCTGGTATAGTCACCGGATACGATAATGATTCATTTAAACCTTACGATAAAATCTCACGCGTTCATATGTCAGTTATGCTTAAAAGAGCACTGGATTATTTGCAGATTGAATCCAAAAGGGCAACCCTTCGTTATGTAGATAACAGCCAGATTGCCAGACAATATGAAGAGCATGTTTCAGTCGTTACATTTTACGAAATTATGGGTGGCAGGACGATAGATAACAAAACTTATTTTGCTCCTAAAGAATTTTCAACACGTGCACAGGCTGCTGCTGTATTGTACAGGCTTTTAAATTTAATAACAGATGTTGAAGACCCGACACCTGTGGATCCTGTCGAGCCGGACGTTGGTTTTGGAATTGCCAGCTATCAAAACGGTGAATTGTTTATAGAAAAAGAATATAGTTCTTATGAAACTGCACTTCAGGCATGGCAAAATTCCTCAGGTAAGTTACTGACTTATGGTGACTCCATTATCAAAATGAATACAGGGATTGCGCTGACAGTACCGACAAAAGCAGGTTCATTAACAAATGTCTACAATGAGTCTATGAGCTCTGCGTGGACTTATGTAGTAAATGATACAGAACTCCGTTATCTGGACTCAGATGATACAAAGGTGAAAGTTCAAGTTGGAAATAAGGTTGGATATGTTAAACATGAAAATGTAAAACTGTTTCCTTTCTCGGCACTGAAAGACCGCTCCAGCTATTCTGTCAATTCTTCAGGAGAGCTTGTCCACAAAGTCTATCAGAATAGCCGCGACGCTGCAGCAAGTTACGTAGTTGGACCAGCTCCATCCGAATTGCAACAAGGTCAGGTTTATTTCAGTTGGGATGGATCAACCTTCTTCAATGCAGCCGGATCTCAGGTGGCAGAAGGATTTCAGTATTTTCAGCATTTACCTGCAAGAAGCGAAACGAGTTATACTGCTGATGAAATAAATCAATATATTCTAAACGAACTGGTTGCACTTGAACAAAGAAATCCGAATAGCACTCTTTATAAGGATGCATCAAAACGAAGTAAGCTGATTGGAATCGGGTCACATCTCAAGAAAGTCGAAGCTGAGAAGGGCGTAAATGCCCTGATGATCCTTGCGCTTGCTCAACATGAATCTGCATACGGATTAAGCGATCGGGCTCAAACCTATAATAACCTTTTCGGGTTAAGAGTATATGATGATAATCCGGCTAATGACTACTTTAAAACAGTGGCCGAAAATGTAGACGAACTGTTGAACGAGTTCTGGAATAAAAACTATATTCCACCAACGGGTATTCATGCAAACGGTGCTGCTTTCGGTCATAAAGGCTATGGCTTTAATGTAAAATACGCATCGGACCCTTATTGGGGTTCAAAGGCTGCCGGCCACATGTATCGTATTGATAAGGCATTAGGCGGCCGTGATCTTCAAAATGCTGTTCAAATTGGCATAACGACAACGGATGGTTTGAACGTAAGGAAAGCGCCGGATTTGACTGAAACATCAAAACTGTTTACTTATCCTAAAACGAATATGCCAGTCATTCTTAAAGGAGAAGTTTCAGGAGCATCTGATATTCCATGGATAAAAATTACTTCTGATTTAGGAATAAAACAGGAAGCTTATGTATCAGGCCATTATATACGGACACTGCCAATTGTTAAATAA
- a CDS encoding O-antigen ligase family protein: protein MFKSLQTNEKLILVFFYFIALQPLIDVLTTFMIVQLEMSATIGVLVRVLFMGISALFLLINWKTSRIAKFSVIYLIAWGIFLILNIGISYMYKPVFIAGEEIKYLVKLSYFNVILLNFVFIFRYFSKNLQLSKLLFQNIMVAALIYGLIMLISISTGTALNSYGWHKIGFSGWFFAGNELGASLSMILPIVLYIAITKTESFKQVYYWLPVVLVSFSLIMIGTKVGFGAVAGTLLVGLVSLLIALVSKKEHRGNLKVSAIITLILLAIVGATTPISPVYQNTYTHVYLIMEEEKQQNEEPPEDEAVEEEPETDTSRLNNLILSNRDLFLVQQREYYSEAPLAQKIAGMGYAGNFEEAPKMIEMDYSDVFYSTGIIGTLLYFLPFLYFAISAIRRLLKNVKSIFLPHHAMFISSIVLGLGIAHFAGHVFTAPGVSIFLAIITAYFYHYVKENEFV, encoded by the coding sequence ATGTTTAAATCACTACAGACGAACGAAAAATTGATATTGGTATTTTTCTATTTTATTGCACTTCAGCCTTTGATTGATGTATTGACTACATTTATGATTGTCCAGCTTGAAATGAGTGCAACGATCGGCGTATTAGTTCGTGTTCTTTTCATGGGGATCAGTGCACTTTTTCTTCTGATTAATTGGAAGACAAGCCGCATAGCTAAGTTCTCCGTCATTTATCTGATCGCATGGGGGATTTTCCTTATCCTCAACATTGGTATCAGCTATATGTATAAACCTGTCTTTATAGCCGGAGAAGAAATCAAGTACCTTGTAAAGTTATCCTATTTCAACGTAATTTTACTGAACTTCGTTTTCATATTCCGATATTTCTCAAAAAACCTGCAGCTTTCGAAATTACTCTTCCAAAATATTATGGTCGCTGCTCTAATCTATGGTCTTATTATGCTAATATCAATTTCCACTGGCACTGCTCTTAACAGTTATGGATGGCATAAGATTGGATTTAGCGGATGGTTTTTTGCAGGAAATGAACTTGGTGCATCATTGTCGATGATTTTACCAATTGTATTGTATATCGCTATTACGAAAACAGAGTCTTTTAAACAGGTATATTACTGGCTGCCAGTAGTACTCGTCAGCTTCTCCCTCATCATGATTGGGACGAAGGTTGGTTTTGGAGCGGTTGCTGGAACGCTGCTTGTAGGACTTGTGAGTCTTCTCATCGCACTTGTCTCTAAGAAAGAGCATAGAGGTAATTTAAAGGTCAGTGCCATTATCACTCTTATTCTCCTCGCAATTGTAGGTGCAACGACACCCATTTCTCCAGTTTATCAGAATACTTACACTCATGTGTATTTGATTATGGAAGAAGAGAAGCAGCAGAATGAGGAACCGCCAGAAGATGAGGCAGTTGAGGAAGAACCGGAAACTGACACAAGCAGGTTGAATAACTTAATACTCAGCAACAGAGACCTGTTCCTGGTTCAACAAAGAGAGTATTATTCTGAAGCTCCTCTGGCTCAAAAAATTGCCGGAATGGGTTATGCAGGTAATTTTGAAGAAGCACCAAAAATGATTGAAATGGATTACAGTGATGTTTTCTATTCAACTGGAATTATTGGTACCCTTCTTTATTTCCTTCCATTCCTGTATTTCGCCATTAGCGCAATCAGAAGGTTATTAAAAAATGTGAAGTCAATATTCTTACCTCATCACGCCATGTTTATATCAAGCATTGTACTCGGACTTGGAATCGCACACTTTGCAGGTCACGTTTTCACAGCGCCTGGAGTAAGTATTTTCCTTGCGATTATCACAGCTTATTTTTATCATTACGTTAAAGAAAATGAATTTGTATAA
- a CDS encoding S8 family serine peptidase: MVKKVLISCIVMLLAFGSAAYGAVPLAKPYAEQSEKADSLSGKENSKVRVIVEMAADSAMEKAKKDGRDYRSLSSKQQETYDENALKAQAEVKTQMKKALSSAEYKNEFTTIFNGFSAVINAKDVQNIAELKGVKQVHIANEYERPEISPDMNYSGELIQKDLAWEDYGYKGEGLVIGIIDSGMDLAHKDMVISEGTETALTAEEVEALSEEHGLKGAYLTEKMPYGYNYFDKNDNVIDVGEGASHGMHVAGTVAANGDLENGGIKGVAPEAQLLALKVFGSDPQISTTYSDIFIKAIDDAIKLGADGLNLSLGATAGFTNPADPEQQAVKRAVDNGIAVAISAGNSAHFGDPFYPFASNPDYGLTGSPSTTMEALTVAALDNLYVDSAALTPYFDGEAQSSAPYSVANDQDPFDFVQDTYELVDAGLGYEEDFNGIDVAGKYALIQRGEIDFVSKMLNAQYAGAAGAIIYNNTDGFVSMATDPEITIPQLFMVKSEGDKLANALENGVAVEIAFTGEMVTQPNPTGGSMSSFTSWGLTPSLDFKPEITAPGGSIYSTDNDNGYAVMGGTSMAAPHVAGGSALVMQRIEDENLASKEDRVQLVKSILMSTSYPVLDPNGLKVSPRRQGAGLMQLHAALSTPSIVKAEDGTSAVALKEIENNVATFDITVQNLSEDQVSYDVALNAQTDAVSDIFVAPNLIFGQEITGAVLTVDGEETNTVTVDANSEEVVSLEVDLSEATVFVDDAEVSAAEAFTNGYFAEGFVTFTDPEDVNPMLSIPYVGFNGDWTQAPIFDLPVWDEMKYYDYTTVRAVEREWDYAYPIGQDWFSEDGTTDPEKIAFSPNGDMMQDEVLPVVSLLRNVKELKVNVLDENENFLRTIRTEGELRKNYIDGENEEGATYMPGWAWDGKVNGKTVKDGQYYFEVRAKIDFPGAEWQTILLPIKVDNEKPEVEATFDFDSQTLTFNTEDNLGVQYVDVLVDGMSVIDFYLTPEDDVYEFTKRVKEGQTVQVMVGDYAGNVVTETVLEGEDSEGPQIFLDSPEFFGTYQWRDIFVSGFVTDGNEVSDIKVNGEDVEKFEFDANNKYFFHRIIFEKDGVHDIRVSATDKKGNEISIIRTVIVDSEAPELTLTSDKPDSIVEEAAENPVVSLSLKDNFDDVKVRMNGNEIYSSEPTAELKMNPLKDVIENIELPLEDGVNRFVFTAEDAAGNVGTLRDLIIYKEGPDAPAKDLTDIDSSNVDQFIKDANNGFIEVPAAPETNGLTRHSIMLTEDALSALSKSKNGIKLIGEEVVYSVEAKDLEKYKNEETLFLYAVNYDSQEEIQHKDSLVPIYGLFAETADGEMDLGLPFKASFDLKGKKVSDWRKVSAQLYDYDNSVWKYAGGVKKDQWFTAEFNGTGRVTITERDVTFGDIQNSWAKDQIEVLASIGVTTGKTPDTFMPNGQLTRTEFAVLLTRALQLPTEDYRGEFSDIPASHWAAAEIEAAQKAGIVNGSLDGTFKPGNKITREQMAAMIMRAVKYVNPYLVPPTDFAQNYTDHKSIDGYAEEAVYQAEQLGIMTGKKDGRFAPKDYSTRAQMAVVLQRMIETLNKYSYNQ; encoded by the coding sequence TTGGTTAAAAAAGTACTAATCAGCTGCATCGTAATGCTACTTGCTTTTGGCAGTGCCGCTTATGGAGCGGTTCCTTTAGCAAAGCCGTATGCAGAACAAAGTGAAAAGGCCGATTCTCTTTCCGGAAAAGAGAACAGCAAGGTCCGTGTCATCGTTGAAATGGCGGCGGATTCGGCAATGGAAAAAGCAAAGAAGGACGGGCGTGATTATCGCAGTCTATCTTCAAAGCAGCAGGAAACATATGATGAAAATGCATTAAAAGCACAGGCGGAAGTGAAGACACAGATGAAGAAAGCTTTGTCTTCAGCTGAATATAAAAATGAATTTACAACCATTTTTAATGGATTCAGTGCAGTCATTAATGCGAAGGATGTACAGAATATCGCGGAATTAAAAGGGGTTAAACAAGTACATATTGCAAACGAATATGAGCGCCCTGAAATCTCTCCGGATATGAATTACTCAGGTGAACTTATTCAAAAAGATTTGGCCTGGGAGGATTATGGTTATAAAGGAGAAGGTCTTGTAATTGGGATCATTGATTCCGGAATGGACCTTGCTCATAAAGATATGGTGATCAGTGAAGGAACTGAAACTGCTTTAACGGCAGAAGAAGTTGAGGCTCTGTCCGAAGAGCACGGGCTTAAAGGTGCTTATCTAACTGAGAAAATGCCGTATGGTTATAACTATTTTGATAAAAACGATAACGTGATTGATGTTGGAGAAGGTGCGTCTCATGGTATGCACGTTGCCGGAACCGTTGCGGCAAATGGGGATTTAGAGAATGGTGGAATTAAAGGGGTAGCACCGGAAGCGCAATTACTGGCTTTGAAGGTTTTCGGTAGTGACCCGCAAATTTCTACAACGTACAGTGATATCTTCATCAAAGCGATTGATGATGCCATTAAGCTTGGAGCAGATGGACTAAACTTGAGTCTTGGTGCAACAGCTGGGTTCACGAATCCTGCTGACCCGGAGCAGCAGGCAGTTAAAAGAGCGGTAGATAACGGGATTGCTGTAGCGATTTCAGCTGGTAACTCAGCTCATTTCGGAGATCCATTTTATCCTTTTGCTTCAAATCCAGATTACGGTTTAACTGGTTCTCCATCTACTACAATGGAAGCACTGACTGTTGCAGCATTGGATAATTTGTATGTAGATTCTGCAGCTCTGACACCTTATTTTGACGGTGAAGCTCAGAGTTCAGCACCATATTCGGTTGCTAACGACCAGGATCCATTTGATTTTGTTCAGGATACTTATGAATTGGTTGATGCAGGATTAGGGTATGAAGAAGATTTTAATGGAATTGATGTAGCAGGAAAATACGCTTTAATTCAGCGTGGAGAAATTGATTTCGTTTCTAAAATGCTGAATGCCCAATATGCAGGGGCAGCGGGGGCGATTATTTATAACAATACGGATGGATTTGTCAGCATGGCGACTGATCCTGAAATTACAATCCCTCAATTATTTATGGTGAAATCAGAAGGGGATAAGCTTGCCAATGCGCTTGAAAATGGCGTTGCAGTCGAAATCGCGTTCACTGGCGAAATGGTCACACAGCCAAATCCGACTGGTGGAAGTATGAGTAGCTTCACTTCGTGGGGACTTACACCTTCACTTGATTTCAAACCTGAGATTACAGCACCAGGTGGAAGTATTTATTCTACAGATAACGATAATGGCTATGCTGTCATGGGCGGAACATCTATGGCTGCTCCACACGTAGCGGGTGGATCTGCGCTTGTGATGCAGCGCATTGAAGATGAAAACCTGGCCTCAAAAGAAGATAGAGTCCAGCTTGTTAAGAGCATTTTGATGTCTACTTCTTATCCGGTTCTTGATCCGAATGGATTAAAGGTTTCACCACGCCGTCAGGGAGCAGGATTAATGCAGCTTCATGCAGCACTTTCCACACCTTCCATTGTGAAAGCAGAGGATGGAACGTCAGCAGTTGCACTGAAAGAAATTGAAAATAATGTTGCTACATTCGATATAACGGTTCAAAACCTTTCAGAAGATCAAGTTTCATATGATGTAGCACTTAATGCACAAACAGATGCGGTCTCTGATATTTTTGTTGCACCGAATTTGATTTTTGGTCAGGAAATTACAGGTGCAGTACTGACTGTAGATGGAGAAGAAACGAATACAGTTACAGTTGATGCAAACAGCGAGGAAGTTGTTTCTCTTGAGGTTGATTTATCTGAGGCAACTGTTTTTGTTGACGATGCAGAAGTTTCAGCAGCAGAAGCATTTACAAACGGATATTTTGCTGAAGGATTTGTAACGTTTACAGACCCTGAGGATGTAAATCCAATGCTTAGCATTCCTTATGTTGGTTTTAACGGAGACTGGACTCAGGCACCAATTTTTGATCTGCCTGTATGGGATGAAATGAAATATTACGATTATACTACTGTCAGAGCAGTTGAGAGAGAATGGGATTATGCTTATCCAATCGGTCAGGACTGGTTCAGTGAAGATGGAACGACTGACCCGGAAAAGATTGCTTTTTCTCCGAACGGAGATATGATGCAGGATGAAGTATTACCTGTTGTATCTCTTTTAAGAAACGTTAAAGAACTTAAAGTTAATGTCCTTGACGAAAACGAAAATTTCCTTCGAACGATTCGTACTGAAGGAGAGCTGAGAAAGAATTACATTGATGGTGAAAACGAAGAAGGCGCTACTTACATGCCTGGATGGGCGTGGGATGGAAAAGTAAACGGGAAAACAGTGAAAGATGGCCAGTATTACTTCGAGGTAAGGGCCAAAATTGACTTCCCGGGTGCTGAATGGCAAACGATTCTTCTTCCAATTAAGGTAGACAATGAGAAGCCTGAAGTTGAAGCGACTTTCGACTTCGACTCTCAGACACTGACATTTAATACAGAAGATAACCTTGGCGTTCAGTATGTAGATGTTTTAGTTGACGGTATGAGTGTGATTGACTTTTATCTGACTCCTGAAGATGATGTTTATGAATTCACAAAACGTGTGAAGGAAGGACAGACGGTTCAGGTGATGGTTGGAGACTATGCGGGTAACGTAGTAACTGAAACGGTTCTTGAAGGGGAAGATTCAGAAGGACCACAGATTTTCCTGGATTCACCTGAATTCTTCGGTACCTACCAGTGGAGAGATATTTTTGTGTCCGGCTTTGTGACAGACGGCAATGAAGTATCTGACATTAAGGTAAACGGTGAAGATGTTGAAAAGTTTGAGTTTGATGCAAACAATAAGTATTTCTTCCACCGCATTATCTTTGAAAAAGATGGTGTGCACGATATCCGTGTATCTGCGACAGACAAAAAAGGAAATGAGATCAGTATCATTAGAACAGTTATCGTTGATTCTGAGGCACCTGAGTTAACATTAACCAGTGATAAGCCGGATTCGATTGTTGAAGAAGCAGCAGAAAATCCAGTTGTTTCATTATCATTAAAAGATAATTTTGATGATGTAAAAGTACGAATGAATGGTAACGAGATTTATTCATCTGAACCAACAGCTGAACTAAAGATGAATCCTTTGAAGGATGTAATCGAAAATATTGAGCTTCCACTCGAAGATGGTGTTAACCGCTTTGTCTTTACAGCAGAAGATGCTGCTGGGAATGTTGGAACGCTTAGAGATCTGATTATTTATAAAGAAGGTCCTGATGCTCCGGCAAAAGATTTAACGGACATTGATTCTTCTAATGTAGATCAATTCATTAAAGATGCTAATAACGGATTTATTGAAGTTCCGGCAGCTCCTGAAACTAACGGGCTTACCCGTCACAGCATTATGCTTACAGAAGATGCGTTATCAGCTTTATCAAAGTCTAAAAATGGTATCAAGTTGATAGGTGAAGAGGTTGTTTATTCAGTAGAAGCAAAGGATCTGGAGAAATATAAGAATGAGGAAACATTATTTTTATACGCAGTGAATTATGATTCACAAGAAGAGATTCAACATAAGGATTCATTGGTGCCAATCTATGGGTTATTTGCTGAAACAGCAGACGGTGAAATGGATCTCGGTCTTCCATTTAAAGCATCTTTTGATTTGAAAGGTAAAAAGGTTTCAGACTGGAGAAAAGTCTCAGCACAGTTATATGACTACGACAACTCCGTTTGGAAGTATGCCGGTGGGGTTAAAAAAGATCAGTGGTTTACTGCTGAATTTAACGGAACTGGTCGAGTTACCATTACTGAAAGAGATGTCACTTTCGGTGATATTCAAAACAGCTGGGCAAAAGATCAGATTGAAGTATTAGCATCCATTGGCGTTACGACTGGTAAAACACCGGATACATTTATGCCAAATGGTCAACTGACAAGAACAGAGTTTGCTGTATTGTTGACTCGCGCATTACAATTGCCAACAGAGGATTACAGAGGGGAGTTCTCTGATATTCCGGCATCGCACTGGGCAGCAGCAGAAATTGAAGCAGCTCAAAAAGCGGGTATTGTTAATGGTTCATTAGATGGCACGTTTAAACCTGGTAACAAGATTACACGTGAACAAATGGCGGCGATGATCATGCGTGCTGTTAAATATGTTAATCCATATTTAGTCCCACCTACCGATTTTGCCCAAAACTACACTGACCACAAGTCAATTGATGGATACGCTGAGGAAGCTGTTTATCAAGCTGAGCAGTTAGGCATTATGACAGGTAAGAAAGATGGACGTTTTGCACCAAAGGATTATTCAACACGTGCACAGATGGCCGTTGTGCTGCAGCGTATGATAGAGACACTCAATAAGTATTCATATAATCAGTAA
- a CDS encoding S-layer homology domain-containing protein has protein sequence MKKTLLSLALLILLMPLISGGETRAAQFSDVTSYQSEIYRLVERGVINGYPDGTFKPRDKVKRINAVQMILRDLGFTEEIIKNTPSPDPGFTDMKPGSYGYNEVKIAADMGIIQGKTAADGTRFFDPSGLLTRSQMAKVIVQSYGLLEDFAITYSDTLNLPEETQEYISKIASANITTGYEDGTYRPYEYTSRQHFAVFLTRTYDYIYDFDNNEARIHFLGDGLGIGNGDAAVIDIQRGETVLINAGLPENDLIRDLKKIGIEYINTYISTDLSDDRLEGFTEGLVNEFWIRNVVDAGTGSLPQEYENILQENNLNRIQAEQGLSILNDDDIELTVSSVNEGALTLTFNHEDVTVLFAATADEAMLNSLNSEADILQLPGNPDLISAEFLDRINPNQAVVMSNTPDSIYQLLDQKGISIYAPQYQYITTVVSNGTDYFFYDDPLN, from the coding sequence ATGAAAAAAACATTATTAAGCCTCGCCCTTTTAATTCTACTAATGCCCTTAATTTCAGGTGGGGAAACCAGAGCAGCTCAATTTTCTGATGTTACTTCATATCAATCAGAAATTTACCGCTTAGTTGAGAGAGGAGTCATTAATGGTTATCCGGATGGAACATTTAAACCTAGAGATAAGGTTAAAAGAATTAATGCTGTCCAGATGATCTTAAGAGACTTAGGTTTTACAGAAGAGATCATTAAAAACACCCCATCTCCTGATCCGGGTTTTACTGATATGAAGCCGGGGTCTTACGGTTACAATGAAGTGAAAATCGCGGCAGACATGGGAATTATTCAAGGTAAAACCGCAGCTGACGGAACCCGCTTTTTTGATCCATCAGGACTTTTAACACGCAGTCAGATGGCTAAGGTCATTGTGCAGTCATATGGTTTACTTGAAGACTTCGCCATCACTTACAGCGATACGCTCAACTTACCAGAGGAGACGCAGGAATATATCAGTAAAATTGCTTCAGCAAATATAACGACAGGTTATGAAGATGGTACATATCGCCCGTATGAGTATACTTCCAGGCAGCATTTTGCTGTTTTTCTTACACGTACATATGATTATATTTATGACTTTGATAATAATGAAGCAAGAATTCATTTTCTGGGTGATGGACTCGGAATCGGTAATGGTGATGCAGCCGTTATTGATATTCAGAGAGGGGAGACTGTATTGATTAATGCCGGTCTTCCTGAAAATGATCTAATACGTGATTTAAAGAAAATAGGAATCGAATACATTAATACTTATATCTCAACAGACCTCTCAGATGATCGCCTTGAAGGCTTTACTGAAGGTCTTGTAAATGAATTTTGGATAAGAAACGTAGTGGACGCAGGAACAGGTTCGTTACCTCAAGAGTATGAAAACATTCTACAAGAGAACAACCTTAATAGAATTCAAGCTGAACAGGGATTATCTATATTAAATGATGATGATATCGAGCTTACCGTGTCCTCTGTTAACGAAGGTGCTTTGACTTTAACCTTTAACCATGAGGATGTAACAGTATTATTTGCGGCTACAGCAGATGAAGCCATGCTGAATTCATTAAATTCGGAAGCGGATATTCTACAACTTCCAGGAAATCCTGATTTAATCAGTGCTGAGTTTTTAGACCGCATTAATCCAAATCAGGCAGTTGTCATGTCCAACACACCTGATTCCATTTACCAGCTGTTGGATCAAAAGGGGATCAGTATTTATGCACCACAGTATCAGTATATTACGACCGTTGTATCCAACGGGACAGACTATTTCTTTTATGATGATCCTTTAAATTAA
- a CDS encoding acyltransferase has translation MRKERIDSLKFMRVVAMNLVVLIHVTGPAMSNVPYDHYLYDVYMILNQFTRFEGAVFVFLSGLVLFYNYEDRPNTLKTWLVFYRRRFMFILGPYIFWSLFYEGFSYYMGYRQFEGFDAIFNNLLVGGSFYQLYFIMILVQLFFLTPLFIYLIKRFRFLNKYMFIVGFVLEVTHVFINFQTGWVTFPFFMSYLGSFLFGGWVGVHYQKLKNMWSGRSLLLFAIMTISFGLIDIYGRHFLYRIGDPFLPIEALVIIRVLFNATSCYLLFKIGMVVERKAAPFILNGIERLRIYSFGFYLVHPFILALWSKVLVPETFFQFNLFLMIKYFLVLISCYLFIRSLHLLFPKAWFLFGNLPSPK, from the coding sequence ATGAGAAAAGAAAGAATTGATTCATTAAAATTTATGCGGGTTGTAGCAATGAACCTTGTTGTCCTGATTCATGTTACCGGACCTGCAATGAGCAATGTCCCTTACGATCATTATCTTTATGATGTCTACATGATTCTTAATCAATTTACCCGATTTGAAGGAGCAGTTTTTGTCTTTTTGAGTGGATTGGTTCTGTTTTATAATTATGAAGACCGGCCAAATACCCTAAAAACATGGCTGGTTTTTTACCGTAGAAGATTTATGTTCATCTTAGGGCCATATATTTTCTGGTCTTTATTTTATGAAGGATTTTCGTATTACATGGGGTATCGTCAGTTCGAGGGATTCGATGCTATTTTTAATAACCTGTTGGTTGGTGGATCCTTCTATCAGCTTTATTTTATCATGATCCTTGTTCAGCTGTTTTTTTTAACCCCTCTATTCATCTATTTAATTAAAAGATTTCGTTTTCTTAATAAATACATGTTTATTGTGGGATTTGTATTAGAAGTAACCCATGTTTTTATCAACTTTCAAACGGGATGGGTTACATTTCCGTTTTTCATGTCCTATCTGGGTAGCTTCCTTTTTGGAGGTTGGGTTGGCGTTCATTATCAAAAATTAAAAAATATGTGGTCTGGAAGATCCCTCCTGCTATTCGCTATCATGACCATCTCTTTTGGTCTAATTGATATTTACGGCCGTCATTTCCTTTACAGAATTGGAGACCCATTTCTTCCAATCGAAGCACTAGTCATTATACGTGTCTTATTTAATGCTACGTCATGCTATTTGTTGTTTAAAATTGGAATGGTAGTTGAAAGAAAAGCCGCACCGTTCATTCTGAATGGCATCGAAAGATTACGTATATATTCTTTTGGATTTTACCTTGTACATCCATTTATCCTTGCACTTTGGTCAAAAGTTCTCGTTCCGGAAACATTTTTCCAGTTTAATTTATTTCTGATGATTAAGTACTTCCTTGTACTGATCAGTTGTTATTTGTTTATCCGTTCACTGCACTTACTCTTCCCAAAAGCGTGGTTCCTGTTCGGGAATCTACCTTCACCTAAGTGA
- a CDS encoding putative holin-like toxin, which produces MMSVQQAFAASRARGGDAMTVFEALSLVGQASIVVISILSLVLSLVISQKKK; this is translated from the coding sequence ATGATGAGTGTACAGCAGGCATTTGCAGCTTCCCGGGCGAGGGGAGGTGATGCGATGACCGTATTTGAAGCACTCAGTCTTGTGGGACAGGCTAGTATTGTTGTAATTAGTATTTTGAGTCTAGTTCTATCTTTGGTAATCAGCCAAAAAAAGAAATAA